Genomic segment of Coffea arabica cultivar ET-39 chromosome 1e, Coffea Arabica ET-39 HiFi, whole genome shotgun sequence:
GATCCTTTGCAAACGAATCGGATacttcctcattatcactctcgctttggagttcggattcacaaacctccaagtcgtgagtgatatagagattgccattatcgaattccagaattgtgatatccaaaggatcaaataattttatttttggccatctgaaagaattaacgaatgtgggataataagcaaacaaaCACACAACCAACAAATGTACAAGCAATATGAATATGAACAAGCGAATAAACAACATAACAATGACAAGAACagcttgtgcattttcataaaaactttgattgaaagcaaatgaaaatgaaaacttaacaatatttacatgcgcaGACATTAGTCAAAAAggaaattgttttcattggctatttacagatgcaaaggcattttcatgaattcacatgaatgataaacccctttcattttaccgaaactccttccgaacgGGCAGGGACTTGGCTGTCCAATTGGGAATTGATCCTTCGGGAACGTCAGGAAATTCAGCTTCGCCTGGAACAatatcttcaaatgttgccccaacgaacaattgggccaaacttgcttcaatttcgtcaaccgggttgatttCTGACATGATCACCTCAGCTGGTCGTGGGAAAGTATAATGCAGGGGTGGAATGTCAAGAACCCTTtgccttccttctttctccGCTTTCTTGCGCTCCTTCATCTCTCTGATGTCCTTAGCAGTCGGTCGGAAACCCAAACCAAACGAATCCTTTTTCTCCACAATCTCCACTGGCTTCAGAATTCCTTGCAAATCTCGTCCCAGCCCTTTGTCAAATTCATAGCCTCCACGGATCATTTCTTTGGCCATCATGACACCGGCCTTTGGTAAAGCTCGCTCCTCGTTTGTGATCCAACTTACAGAGACGATGTCAGCCGTGCTATGAGGAGTCATGGTGACATCGCGGCTTCCATCCTCTTTTGACCCAGAATCGGTGATTACAAGGCAATCTTCTTCGGCAAATATAGTTATCAGCTTGTCATTTACTACAAACTTCAGCAACTGATGCAATGAAGACGGCACAGCTCCAGACTTATGAATCCACGGCCTTCCAAGCAAAATGTTGTAAACACTAGGaaagtgcatgacttggcagGCTATTTGAAACTGGGCGGGCCCTATCTCGACGACTAAGTCCACTTCTCCTATTGGCTCTCTTTGTGCTCCATCAAAACCTCGAATtatggtccctgaaggcctcagctttATGTCttgcaaccctagcttttccaaggtactccaaggacagatattaagtGCAGAGCCATTGTCAATCAATACCTTCGGCAGCATCTTCCCATTGCACCTCACAACTATGTATAGGGCCTTGTTATGTCCAATACCCTCCACCGGCAATTCATCGTCAGAAAAAGTAATTTGTTTGGTGAATAACACACTTCCAACTACATGTGAGAAATTATCAACAGAAATGTCCCTAGGGATTTGAGCTTTAGTCAATACTTCGATCAGCGCGTCCCTATGCATATCTGATGAAAAGAGCAGGTCCAACATGGATATCTGAGCAGGCGACTTGCTCAGCTTCTCAACTACATTGTACTCACTTCTCTGAAGCCTTTTAAGGAAATCCAAGGCTTCTTTCTCAGTGATTGTTGGTTTAACAGGCGGCTCGGAGTTATTTGCTCGAATCGGAATGGCAGCTTCAAATGGACTTGCAATCTTCCCCGATCTGGTAACCACTGACACTTCCTTCTTTGCAATTGACTTTTCCCCAATCTGCACGTCAGGTTCATCATAATTCCATGGCACTTGTTGCAGACTTAAAACAGGCTCTTGCTTCGGGAATTCAATGACTACGGGCTCCAAAGCCTCCCTCTCGGCTGGCGTGAGATCCAAAATAAAGGGCTTTTCGTCCTCTTCAAGTGGCAATTCTATGACAAAGggttggtctgtgaccccaaacacttcagtTTCCCTTGCCAATTCTCTGACTGGTTCCACATACTCCGTATCATCCAGAATAACCCCAATGATATTGGCATGTTCCGGTAAAGGGTTCCTATTTACGTTCGGCCCTTGTGTCTCCCTTTTTCGGATCACAATCTCCCCGGCTTCAACCATATCTTGGATTTTATGCTTAAGCGCCCTGCAATCAAAGGTGGCATGTCCGGGGGCCCCAGAATGATAAGCGCAGACAACTTGTGGATTATACCACGCGGGCATGCCATATGGGTAAGTAGGAGGGGGTACTGTACCAATTTTCCCGGCGGCCTTTAACTGAtcatacaattggtctaaaGGCCTACCTAAATTGGTGAATGTTCGGCTTGGgggtcggttgtaaggttcagTAGGTTGAGGATTATTGTAAACAGGTCTGTTTGGTGGAGGAAATCTTGGATTATATGGTGggcgaggtcggttttggggtggatttggttgagagatttgaaaaggggctacaGGTGGGTTAGGGTAGCTTGGACGAGGTCGAGGATGCTGGATATTAGTGGCATATACAGGGTACGGGTTTGGATAATAAGGGTAATGTGGTTGGTAGGTTGGATGGTGTTGATATCGGGGTCCGggtgaagggttttggttccaaataaaggttgcatccccctctttctttttgaacgaCGGCTTTTTCACGTTGCTTCCTTgcccttgcaaagcttccacttgTGATTTCAGGGCAGAGACGTTAACAATTTTCCCGGCTCTTACAAAGTCATCAAACTCCTCgagtttatttacaattgcaGCAAACGAACATCCGGTCATACGAAAAATCTCttcgaaatatggaggatcatgcgcctttatgaatgtgcgaataatttcatcctcagtcatcggAGGTTCCACCTTAGCAGCTACCTTCCTCCATCTTTTGGCGTATGTCTTGTGATCCTCAGATGGTCGCCTCTTTGTGCCCTCCAAAGTAGTCCGGGTCGGTGCCAATTCACAGTTATACTCATACTGTCTGATAAAAGCATTGGACAGATCGAGCCAGGTTTTCACCTCCTCCAGCTTTAAATTCGAATACCAATCAAGGGCATCGCCTTCTAAACTCTCCGGGAATAACCTTAACGGCAAGTTCTCATCATCCACTGGTCTACCCAACTTGTTAGCGAACAAACGCAAGTGTGTTTTCGGATTGCCCGTAccatcatatttgttgaacTTCGGGGTCTTGAACCCCACCGGCAGTTGTACGTTTGGAAACAGGCACAGATCATCGTAATCTAACACCCCTTGTTTGCTTAACCCTTGGCTCTTGCGGATGAACTCATCGAAACGGTCCAACCGCTTAAGTAACTTCAGATCAATTGGGGCAGATGActctcccatttctggcttgtttTGAAAAACGTGCTCCGGCACAACGGGCTCTGCAGTAGTTTGAAAAAAAAGTCGGTGGATTTACATGCATGTTTGGATCACCCTGAGGCTGGAATCCTTGCCCATAAGGGGGATAgaacggaggattttgagtGTAAGCATATTGTGGGTTGACAACTCCCTCCAATGTGGtttgaattggaggaataacaaatggtaacGTGGTTTGAATTGgtggaataacaaatggttcggattgtgTTTGTTTGATGGGCGGAGACTCgggttgcactccgctactaacgagctcgtcaatcaatttcttctgagcggccatttctgatgccatttccccaaattttgcgagtaactctgtcaactgaaccccaggacttgcgGCCTCCGGCTGGGTAGTTGTAACGGTCTTTTCCGATGACTCTTGCTgggtactcatgtctacacgattcctttgggctctacttcgggatcgcgtaataatggggcttttccgaaaagctattttgaaaatttacctgagaatgcaaaagacttctttagataaaccaatgaTTACTGAAGTTCTgcaatttattttaaaaaaaaagaaaaagaaaaagacatgagttagtaattattcaaacaattcggatgcatgtcctatttggggggccctttttgtgccaagggtaggcctagcatgatgcaacaccttcgaaaTGGGACCCGTAATACAAACCTGTTTTTAACAATAATCCAAaatgagagcaaaagaaaaaatcattttcattgataaacttgccaatatttacatcatgTCACGAAGACGATTCCGTACAAGATTACCAAAACTTCTGAACCTATCTAATACAGAGTCCTTTGTTTCCCTAGCATATGGAATTCTAACACATTCAGTTTGGTCATATAATTCTACACATTTTCTTTTCAGCTCTTGACGCCTTCCTCGttcattttcatacaattgcttgCTTTGCTCAGCCATCCCTTTGTATGCTTCGACAGACTTACTTAACTGCAGAATTTCCCTATCTTTTGCTTCGACAATGGCCTTTAACCTTTTCACCTCCTCAGCTGGCTCATCTTGTGTTTCTTGTGTGGCGGACCTTCTCACCCAGTCTTTGTATTGCGGAGTGGTCAATCCCCTTTGTTTGAGTTCCGGAACGTACTTGACGCGTTCGTCGTCGGACAACGTCTCCCAGGCCTCATTAAGAAGGATCTTCATCGGAATTTCTCTCGGACATATCCCTTTGTCGAAAATGATGGTAAATGTAGTCAGATCAACTGCAGACGGCACATCTTGAACTCGCCCTAATTGTCGGAGGAACCTTCTTGGATTGTATGCCATGATACCCTGAGTACCCAATAAAGGAACAAACTCGGATGCCTTGGTGCGAAGAACAGGCTTGACACAATTGGTCCAATCCAATACCCATCTCACATTTTGATTGGTCACATTCGTCAAAAAGTTCACAAACTCGGATGCGTTACACGGCAAACTACTGCTATTGATCCTCTTGTGATGTGTGATTACCCAGTTATATCCGGCCATTGGTAGACTCTCGGGAATAGACGGTTGTCTCATGAAGTGCTCCATCCCCCACACAtgtaaaatcaaatttgaaccaCAAAAGAACTTTTCCCCTCTCTGACAGGTAGTGCAAGCTACGAAAATGTCGGCCAAAATAGTTGGAACAATAGAACACTGTTTATCTTTTATTCCTAGAAACAAGTCATACAAGATTTTAGTGAGCTTGaaggctatctttttgtctttcctaGGGAAAAAGTAGGTTCCAGCCATGACCAATCCATATACCCAAACTCTCTTTCGTTCCCATATTTCCTTGGAAGTAAACGAGAAATCTCCCCGGTGCCTTTCAAAACCATCCCTTAATGCGAATCGATCAAATAAGAACTttgcctctatattttggtccgACCCTTGAATTACTGATTCCTTTAATCCGGTGAAACGACAAAATTCGGCCTTGTTAGATACTAGTGGAAATATCACGGCAGCTCCCTGAATTGGCAAATTAAGAAATCCGGCAACCTCTTCAATCGTTATGGTCATTTCCTTTTCCCCAAGTCTAAATGCGGAACAAGTGGAATCCCACAAATGCACCAAGGCTTCCACCAAGTAGCCATCGGATTTAATGTCTTTAAAATCCCCAACGGGTCCTAATCGAGCGGCTACTTGGTTGATTTCACTATGTGAAAGGAATGTGGGCCACCTTTGTACCTCCGACGGTACTACCAACATCTGTTGGACTCGGCGAGGGCTTTCCATCTAAGAACAAAAACCGGTGTCAAATACCTTACCCACGGGTCCCATTTCTCTGgttaaacatgaatttaaacgtgcaattccCAAGATGGGGTTAAGTACCCACGGGAATATAGGGTTGGCTTATCCCTAGTGcgggattccctaaatggcattccctttctatggtttatgcatgatgccagtttattaaagcagtaaaatatgcaatttgaaatgaaacatgacctaagggaccctttatttgccagggtaagcctaaaatgatatgacaTTATTAACTTATGAATGAAATATACCAAAACTTTTAAACGTGTGATATGCTATCTACACGGGTAGgccctaaaagaaggtcatgccagacctcttatttgttagggtttgtgaatgcaatggggacacaaaaccaagaaatgttagttcaagcagataaatacacataacacattgtagcaacgaaatcaatacaaagaaataaagcaataaaagggagaaaggggttggacccctcccctcgtgaatcgtgtccctaacagggtaaggcagactctaccctaggtaaactatcatggatgcatgaggtattggctcactaatgcagcTAGACTCGATAGgctttaggtccccgagccttcagacttggaaaccaagggtcatcaatcccaaggttctttgtcggtggctcgagcgattccctagacattgctacgcacacgtcgtgtcacggccacatgtctgagtgaatctatcaaaaatcctcaatcttcgactaaaagctataggctatgaacccaaagcttaaagcggaagaccaagtgacccctcggatcgtgctacgcacacgtcgtgtcacgatcacacgtccaagtaggTCGCCTAAGATCCtaacagggtggagtggcgtgacaagccactaaagaaaaataaaagggataaaagaagtaaagcgtatgctcgtatgctagtgctcgtttggaggggaagggtcaagaaccaacacgaggctctagggtgacccatacctcccaaaatgcaatgcaagcgcgagataacaagtaaacattcattcaaacatacattcgtgagtcgagggattggtttgattgCGTACATAAGCcaaaaaggtcctaaaaatgaaaaatgcaatcctaatatccacatgccatgcatagaaagggtagaaaaaggaaaagaatggctaaatcaaatgcttggacccacttaggaagtccccagtggagtcgccaactgtcgcgccccacttttcgattatgtgtgtggtgtgtgtgagtgtgtgtgatatacatgtgaacgtgtgcggaatgaaaagtaaaaggccatgggacttagaatgcgacgatttggccaagtgaagttcaaaagggttttttgtatcaaaaaatggagtcgccacttggtatagagttagggtgtaccaagtcacccaaaaatgatttttgtttttgaataaaaaagtaaataaacccttttgagaacttttgggtctacgtaaccaaaagagggatcgggggtcacatttgacgaaggggaaggcaaggataaaaaaaatccaaggcaccccttcgacctagccaaggctagttgcgtgacttaaaccaattttccctaatttttctacccaaggtatgaatcgcgtattggatatgtctatatgaatgcaaaaacctagacctagggggatatgggggaaatttctcttcaaaggttgagcggtgccaatcacattaattgtgaagcccaataatgatccttttggagaggtcacacctaaacctaaatgacgtgaaaaatgagtggaatgcatgccatgtgaaagtgtgagtttgtgtgaagtgagaaaaatgataaaagtaataagataagagtgaaggtgtgcaaatgtagatgaaagtactcgtgtgcgagggAAGGTAAAAacgttcgtgtgcaagtgaagataaaagggttcgtgtgcaagtggagataaaaaaagtgttcgtgtgcaagtgaagatagaaaagcaagtgaaa
This window contains:
- the LOC140016435 gene encoding uncharacterized protein, coding for MGESSAPIDLKLLKRLDRFDEFIRKSQGLSKQGVLDYDDLCLFPNVQLPVGFKTPKFNKYDGTGNPKTHLRLFANKLGRPVDDENLPLRLFPESLEGDALDWYSNLKLEEVKTWLDLSNAFIRQYEYNCELAPTRTTLEGTKRRPSEDHKTYAKRWRKLKAAGKIGTVPPPTYPYGMPAWYNPQVVCAYHSGAPGHATFDCRALKHKIQDMVEAGEIVIRKRETQGPNVNRNPLPEHANIIGVILDDTEYVEPVRELARETEVFGVTDQPFVIELPLEEDEKPFILDLTPAEREALEPVVIEFPKQEPVLSLQQVPWNYDEPDVQIGEKSIAKKEVSVVTRSGKIASPFEAAIPIRANNSEPPVKPTITEKEALDFLKRLQRSEYNVVEKLSKSPAQISMLDLLFSSDMHRDALIEVLTKAQIPRDISVDNFSHVVGSVLFTKQITFSDDELPVEGIGHNKALYIVVRCNGKMLPKVLIDNGSALNICPWSTLEKLGLQDIKLRPSGTIIRGFDGAQREPIGEVDLVVEIGPAQFQIACQVMHFPSVYNILLGRPWIHKSGAVPSSLHQLLKFVVNDKLITIFAEEDCLVITDSGSKEDGSRDVTMTPHSTADIVSVSWITNEERALPKAGVMMAKEMIRGGYEFDKGLGRDLQGILKPVEIVEKKDSFGLGFRPTAKDIREMKERKKAEKEGRQRVLDIPPLHYTFPRPAEDVFAWSYDDMTGISTDVVVHRTEDHLDDLRKLFERLRKYNLKLNPAKCAFGAPAGKLLGFIVSKRGIEIDPAKIKAIRDMPVPKTQKDVKSFLGKINFIGRFIAQLTATSSGSGATQTGPTADHVPICARWSSWLRSRATQ